Below is a genomic region from Tripterygium wilfordii isolate XIE 37 chromosome 12, ASM1340144v1, whole genome shotgun sequence.
TTTTGAGTTTTGCATATGTTTTTAAACTAATTATCTTTCAATTATTTATGAATTTGCAGCTCCACGGTCACAAGAAAGTAATGGTATACAAGGAAAGAAATCTGTCTaaacccacttttttttttttttgaatttcatcaTGGTGAAGACAAGCCATGGTTCACACAGAGAAGAAAAGTGATAGTAAATACTTGGAAGTGTTTGATTTGTAACGAATGATCGTCTGCGGCTTGTCTGTGTTTTTGGTTGCTCTTGttcctcttttttcctttcttactACACTTGTTTATTCTTGTCACTCAAACAATGGTATACTCCCCATACCTAAATGTCTCAGGCATCTGAGTTTTCCATATGATATGGTGCTGTTTTTGATCTATAAATACCCACACATCTTATATTGCAGAAGATATCATAAACTTATTTTGATTAATGAAGAATCCACAAAATCACAAATGTTTTTGCCTACAGTGCCCCATGCTGAAGTTAAGATATATCAATGAAATGGGCAAAATCTAACAAAAACATGATCAGACCACGCATGTCATTTTCACTTGCAAGATATTCATGTGAGGTACAATTGTATTTGCAGCACCAGCTCTGCAATTCCTCCTTAATAATGCATAGAAGTAGTTTATAGCACCAGCACCAGCTCTGCATATGCATGTGGCATTTGAGTAGAATCATGTATCAGATATCAATTCAGAATTGATTTCCCTTTCTGGGTTAACATTCCCAGCTCCAATTGCAAAAAGGCTTGCTGGTTTGTTACCGTCCACCTTCAGATGTCCAGAATGGTCGGTTACATCTGCAGTTGTCACAGAGAGGAGCTTCTGATTTCTTGAGGAGCTCAAATGTGTGTATATTATACCCTCTGATTCACGAGAATTTCTGGTCAAACTTCATTACCTATATAGACGTTAAGATTTAAGCCTGCAGTGCAAAATCTTTGTTTCTCAATTGGGAAGAAGTCAAGACTGTAATGAGACGTGTATGCTCTATACTTGAAAAAGCAGACCATGTTGTTAAGTAAGGCTTCCATAGATTGCAGTTAGTGTCAATTACTTGGCATTTGCCAGCAGACACTATAACAGGATCCTGATTAAGGCAAGGCACATACAGATGGTAAACTACGCTTCTTGTTACTTCTGTCATTATGATATATGAAGTTATGAAAAGAGATGGCAAAAACACGAGGCAATCAAACCACAACATCCTTCTGCACACATGCTAAACCAAATTCACATGAGGAAAATCACCCTTGTGTATTGGAAGCAGTACAAGAGTTATCATAACTTGAGCCACCTTACATGCCGAGGAGTTCTTATTTTTGGAGGTAAAGTGACAAGGATGATTCATCCTTTCTTATGTCTCTCAGACTCTTCAACAAGCTAAATGCTAGCAAACACAGAAGATGTCACTTTTGTGAGCAATGATGTGACTATGGCTTAATTCCCCAGTTTTTAGACTTGAATGGAAGAAAATTCTATGGTGTATAGAACtcaaaaaattgagaaacaGCTATTATTTATTAATCGCTCTACATTATCTCCCGTATCCATTTATTGGACAATAACATTAAGTAGAGGAAATGATGAAATCTAAGCTAATATACACTACAAAGAATTGGTAACAAATAAGCCATAATGCAAAAACTTCGAGGAAAATTTCCATATAACTATATCAGAAACAGGAGAATATGCATCTGTGTTTCATTTTAAACATTGATCTAGGCCTGTCAAACTTGATGAAGGATCATACCTGCGATTCATCCTTCAACACAAGCAGTCTTCGTTTTGAACCACTATCTTCTACATCTCTACTGctatatttcttttttattcatGACTTCTCTGCTCATTCTTCCAAGAATTTTTAGCAGCTTCCGCAGATGACTCACCAGAATCACCactgccatcttttggtttcgAGAAGAAAGGATCCCACTCATGACCTCCCACCTCTCGCTGTCCTTCATCTAGTAAGTCATATTTCCAACTGTTCTCCTCCACAAAATTGTCATATTCTGTGCGGCCTTCAATAGTGTTCTTACGCAACCTTGTAACTTTGTCAATGACTGCCTGAACAGCAACATCAAAAGCATCTTTAAGAGTCTCCAATTTTGAGCGAGGATCTGCATATATCAGTCGCGGAATGAGACTAATAACCTGCTCCCTCATGATCTTCACCTGCTCTGGAGAAATTTGACTAAGCCTCTCCTCTATGCTTACATTTCTTTTACGGATGTCATCCTCTGGAATAAACACTGAATATATACTGTAATTCTTTGGAAGATGCCAAGTGTACTGTGTATATGCAGACCCTGGATGGAAGAAGACAGGTATACAGCCTGCTAACATCGAGTCAAAAGCAGATCTCCGTGTAAACGAATCACCTTGAGGCTGTAGACAGAAAAGGGAGCTTTGAAACATCTTCATTACACTGCTTGGAGAATGACACTTGCTCTCCCCAAAATCACATTCCAACAGCTTGCCCACTTCCGAACTTTTGCACTGATCAATGATCTTCCCTCGAATAGATTTGGGGTTGCCAGGGCGTGGGGCACCAGCAAAAGAGAACAGCCACTTCCGTTCTAATTTCCTCATCCTGTCCTGCCAGACGAAGACATCAGAATCCCTTGCAGGATGGAAGTAAGTAGGATATGGAATGCCAAAATCATTGGCATTCCAGGGGCTGGACTCAACCACAAGCATCGACATATTCCTCCCAGCAGGCAGAAACAAAAGCTTGTTACCCCAGTCAGTCTCTTCATCTGAAAGTCTCCTAAAATCCCATGTTATCCGCCCCGCTACCAGAAAATGATCCTTGCCTCCCATAATATGCCACTCAGGCCTCTTCATGAGCCAATCAACCAAATCAAGGGAAGCTGCATCTCTAGTCGATATATTATGCCCCCAAAGATACCTAGCTATATCGAAACCCGCATAAAATGGCACAAATATAGCCGCAGCAATTGAAGAATCATTAGTCAGGCACTCATACTGCTTCATTCGATTGCTGAATATCACATCTACAGCAAACTGATTGGTGGCATACCACCCTGTATTAGAAAACACCCCTTCCTCATTCTCCAGCGGAGGTCCCAACCCAGCATTCGTAGTAAAGTTACACATATTAGTCCAAAGACTCAAACTCCTACACTCCTTGAGCATGTCTGCATTAAACCTTGGAGGCAGATCGTGCACGTAAATGTACCTTCCTCCACAAGGATCACTCTTATTCTCTCTAGTTCTCAAGGCTCTCATAAAAGAGTATTCCACAGTTTTCTGCTCAACTTTCTGGGAAGCCTTGGGAGGGTTTTTGTTCAAGGGGGCAGGGATGGATTGAATGAAAACAGGACCAGGCTCTACTCCAGCAGGAGTAGTGGAATGGCTGTTGACGGGCTTGGGACCTACCTTAACAGATTCATCAACAGCACTACTTCCTAGAACAATAAAATAGAAGTACAACAACAAAATCCAGAAAAATGCAGATAATGCAGCCAAGAAACAGAGACGAGAATGCTGATTTTTGGTACTTCCCTTCTCCATCGTCTCCGAAGGGATGCTTGCTGTAGGACGGCGTCTCATCAGATCGTTAATTTCAACCAATCAAACAATCATATCGTCTATTTTAGAAACTAACGCACTCCCAGTTCAGTAAATCAAGTAAACAGCAAAACACCACTAACACACTCCCCCCCTAATTGTACTGATTCAGCTCAAACCAAAATCGAAACAGCTCACACAGTTAAACCAGACTATCGCACACAGCACGAATCACGAGGAACGGCTGAATTCGCTCGATCTGCAATTGATTTTGTTGAGCACAATAGGATTGATTACTCAACAAAAGCAGAAATCAATCAACGAAGAGTCGAAGACCCCAAGAACAAATATAGAAAGAGAGAACGAGAGGACTTACAGGGAAAGAGAGGAGAGCTAATAAATATACATTTGATTTGCATAGAAATATCGCGAAAGATGAGAAATTCTGAGCTGGAATCGGAGACAACGCAGTCCTTATTATATGGGGAAGAGCCGAAGAGGAGAGTGACGAAACGAGGCGCACGTTAGCAGGGAATTGTCAGTTGTCGGTAACCGGTGAGATTGCGCCACGTATGAAGGAGGGTCCAGACGTGTCTGGTAGCGACGGTGATCGTCTCGGTGTTCGCTCCTTAAATTACGTGTTAACTGGTGGAAACGGCGTAGCTTTTGATGAAAGCAGCAAGCACGTTCATGTGTTCTAGTCTAGATGTAGACGGAGAGAACATAACATATGGGCCTTTACGGGGGGCCCACGTTGGCTGTCTACTAGTGAACAGAATTAGTGATAAATCCCTGTTTAGCCGCCTAAAACTGGACTTTAATGGAGGTTGGATTCAGAGTACAAATTttgtatttaattatttatgcataattttgtttttaatttgatggtttattaattctttttttgttgtcGGCCGGACAGACTAGGGCTTTTGAAATTCATAAATACAAATATGTTTTACTTTTTGAAATACTCATTTGAGTTTCAGGTTAGTAATCAACATGGACGGATGTGATTAAAACTTCAGACCATgcagtaataaaaaaataatactgcAGGcctcctccccctccccctctttTGATGTATATAATGATAACATTATACCAATCATATGCCAATAAATCCCCAAGGAATTACAATTTATAAAGAATATGCACACTTTATTGAAAATCCAGCTTTTACTCTTTATAATTAGACCTTCAATCAAATAAAGCTTACTTTTCTTTGagaaaaacacatatatagctatttcatatgttatatatatatatcattatttGTAATGTAATTTTGTCCCAGTCCTCGTCATagtgcttatatatatacacccacaCAATCAAAGTGCAACTAGCATGACTACGTTACTACTTTCGGACATAATCAACGGTGTAATTTATATTCTATGAGGAAAAAAGTGTGCCCTATTATGTGTTTCCACCTCTCACCTTTCAATAGGGTGGAATCTCTTTTAGGTGTCTAATTATTGTAACCATGACAGGTTGAAATTCCAACGCAATATTACTGGACAAAAGACAAATATCAttataacacacacacacacatgtatgtatgtatataacaAATATAATTGTTTTTGTATCCTGCCAACTTTTTGTTTGTCTCTTTACAACAATTTTTTAACTCATCAAAATAGTTACTATCATGTGGTCATCAAAATTGTCTGGTTCAACAACTCACTATGCTTTTGAAGTACAATACCAAATTAGGTTGTTTCAATTCTATTTTTTGTGAgttaattatgtttattttataattaggGTATCTAAGGTTTTCCCAAGACTATAATTCCTTTGAGCATGTGTGTGTGATCTACCAATCCACCATCACACATGCATCCATGAGCCTTGGGATGACGGTTCGGGTTATACACATATCAaatgttgaaaataaaattttgtatgtTATTGTTCTCGGTTTAAAAAAGTGTAGAGAGTGGAGTTTGATGATGGATATTATTAGTTTCTGAGTAAATTAGATAAACAACAGCAAGAGCAAcataatgagaaagaaaaatgaaaacaatataACACAACACGAATAATCTCTCCACGACCATCTCTTGGATCTCAGCCACCGTTCATCCAATGCAACATCCTTAAAAGATAACCTAACCCCTGGATCTCTCATGCTCACTTCACTACCTAGTAGAACAGAGTTGATGACTCCTTGGACATTGTTGTTTATGTAAATGTTGATACAGCAATTATCTTCTGGCTCCGCTGCAGCGATCCCACGTCGGATGAACATTGACGCCCCGATGTTACTTCCTTCGATCGCAACACGCTGGAAGGAACCATAACATCTCGCTGCTGCCATGATAACGTCTGTAGTCTTGATGGGCTGGTGCTACTGCACCTAATGGTTGGAGAAGAGTGTTTCATGGTCTATTTTGCTCCCTCGCATGATTTGCTTCTTTTCTTGCAGTAAGAGCTCTGTCCACTACTTTCCCCCAATTATAAGGAAATGAAATGTTCTATTGGAATAACTTGGGGGACACTTCAGTTTAACATTCATTTTCCTCCTTATGGGTTTTCTTTCACTGCTACATATTAACATATACGAGTTCTCTTATGCAGACACCtgcatttttttgttaatttacgGCCAAGGGATGGGTTAAGTTGATCACACCCGAGGAACACTTTGGTGATGATGGAAACCGGCAACAATGCCTCAAGTGATCAGATCCCTCGCAGTTGTCGTCGACTCAAGTGTGGCCAGATCGGGTCATTCTTACTCGCGGTGGTCTGCAACTTTCAGACTTGATCCCGATTAGTACAGAACATCAGCGGACAAAGCTTATGCGATTCTAATCGTCGTGGTGGCATGAGCTTCAATTTGGTAGGTCATTTGTTGGAAACCATGGCCAGTGCCCATTTGTCGGGAACCATGGTCAGTCGGAGCGAGATAGAAGGGAGAAAGTCcgtaaattaaggaaaaaaaataaaaatgcaggTGTCTGCATAAGagataaatacatacatacatacgaACCTATAGCAAAATACAACACAGGGACTCAAACTGAACATTATGACAAGAATATGTAGTGCACAATAGAATTGTTTCCATCATAGTTTTGAGTTGAATAGCAAACAAGAATAGATAATCACGAGCTGGTAAGTTTCACCAACAATGTTACCCCCAGTGCATGGATAGAAAGACTACTAAACATCGATTCAATGTGTGCCTTCAGAACCCACCACCGTC
It encodes:
- the LOC120011286 gene encoding xyloglucan galactosyltransferase MUR3-like, whose protein sequence is MRRRPTASIPSETMEKGSTKNQHSRLCFLAALSAFFWILLLYFYFIVLGSSAVDESVKVGPKPVNSHSTTPAGVEPGPVFIQSIPAPLNKNPPKASQKVEQKTVEYSFMRALRTRENKSDPCGGRYIYVHDLPPRFNADMLKECRSLSLWTNMCNFTTNAGLGPPLENEEGVFSNTGWYATNQFAVDVIFSNRMKQYECLTNDSSIAAAIFVPFYAGFDIARYLWGHNISTRDAASLDLVDWLMKRPEWHIMGGKDHFLVAGRITWDFRRLSDEETDWGNKLLFLPAGRNMSMLVVESSPWNANDFGIPYPTYFHPARDSDVFVWQDRMRKLERKWLFSFAGAPRPGNPKSIRGKIIDQCKSSEVGKLLECDFGESKCHSPSSVMKMFQSSLFCLQPQGDSFTRRSAFDSMLAGCIPVFFHPGSAYTQYTWHLPKNYSIYSVFIPEDDIRKRNVSIEERLSQISPEQVKIMREQVISLIPRLIYADPRSKLETLKDAFDVAVQAVIDKVTRLRKNTIEGRTEYDNFVEENSWKYDLLDEGQREVGGHEWDPFFSKPKDGSGDSGESSAEAAKNSWKNEQRSHE
- the LOC120010075 gene encoding uncharacterized protein LOC120010075, which gives rise to MAAARCYGSFQRVAIEGSNIGASMFIRRGIAAAEPEDNCCINIYINNNVQGVINSVLLGSEVSMRDPGVRLSFKDVALDERWLRSKRWSWRDYSCCVILFSFFFLIMLLLLLFI